Proteins encoded in a region of the Planococcus shixiaomingii genome:
- a CDS encoding DUF488 domain-containing protein — translation MIIYTIGHSSHSKEFFEFMLKENNIELLADVRAFPGSRKWPQFSKDLLPVWLEAEGIAYEHFPKLGGRRRNSKTVDEQKNAGWRNQSFHNYADYTLSDEFEEGIEELLQKASQQRTAYCCSERHPSRCHRLLISNWLVARGHQVKHIIDGKGGTVELVDHELGMWGAPPELENGGTVIYPANEEEATE, via the coding sequence ATGATCATCTATACGATTGGGCATTCGAGCCATTCAAAGGAGTTTTTCGAATTCATGCTGAAGGAAAACAACATCGAGCTTTTAGCGGATGTCCGCGCGTTTCCGGGAAGCCGGAAATGGCCGCAGTTTTCCAAAGATCTTTTACCCGTATGGCTTGAAGCGGAAGGAATCGCTTACGAGCATTTTCCGAAGCTCGGAGGCAGGCGCAGGAATTCCAAAACGGTGGATGAGCAAAAAAATGCAGGCTGGCGCAACCAATCTTTCCACAACTATGCGGATTATACGTTGTCTGATGAATTCGAAGAGGGAATTGAGGAGCTGCTGCAAAAGGCGTCTCAACAGCGGACGGCATATTGCTGTTCGGAGCGGCATCCTTCACGCTGCCACCGGTTATTGATCAGCAACTGGCTAGTGGCGAGGGGCCATCAAGTCAAGCACATCATCGATGGAAAAGGCGGAACCGTAGAGCTAGTGGATCATGAGCTTGGCATGTGGGGAGCGCCGCCAGAACTTGAAAACGGCGGAACAGTAATATATCCGGCGAACGAGGAAGAGGCAACAGAGTAA